The following is a genomic window from Manihot esculenta cultivar AM560-2 chromosome 9, M.esculenta_v8, whole genome shotgun sequence.
tgaaataaacgaagcactcggattttgggaaaggaaatccgagattttattttttccactgcgcaatttgggttgcaataatctctggatTTTCCAACAGACGATACATTGAAAGaggtatttttcttttctagtaCCCATGGATTGATATTTGCCTAAAAAAACTAGATTTTACtcgagaaaaataaaaaaaatcagtcAGCCTTCCTGTGTGTTTTTCTATTGTTTAATCGGTTGATATCATTAATGAATAGCAAAATTTTTCTCTATGATGAGTCGTAAAACTCATaacttttttcttattaaatttcatgatttttctataattttgatgtaaacaaTTGATTTTTACTTGGAATTTGATTTGAGACAAGTTTTTGAGCAGAAAGTaagaaaaggaataaaaagATATTGAATTAGAAGATTTTTGGACTTTTTGATTTGTTACATGTGATTTGTATTGATCCGCTTTCGAGTTGTCGAGTGATAATTGCTCCATCTATTAAGAAAGAATGCAAAGGACTCTCCTCTCTTATGTGTGCTATATTATAATTTCCTATTCCTAAAGGAGTGATCAGGATTAAGCCACGTGGCGATACCCACGAAAAATGAAGGACTCTTGTTTTTACAGCCTTTGGCAAGGCTGTAGCCCAAGACGATGGACAGTTccagaatttaaaatttcaccAGCTCATCTCGATTTTTCCAGCTATACAGATATAAGATCAGCTTCAGATTGGAGCAAACACAATTAGATTAGGATAGGGATAAGATAGGAGtagtagaatttattttaaattgtgaatatttattttattattgggAAAGACCTATATAAAGGCTGCTCAAGAATTAAACTAGGCATATCATATTTTCTCATCTTCTTCTCCTCTCCCATATTCGGCCGCCTCCCTTGCTGCTCCcttctttttcaattttctttgatttttgcaattttattatggccctTAGAGGCTAAAAAATTCTTTTCAATAGAAGAATAATCTAAATTGAAGTTTTATTCAAATTGTGAGATTACGTGCTtaaattctcttcatcttatttctattttctattaatttctgattTCAGGGAACACGACCTCCATTGTTGTCCTCTTAAAAATACAAGAGGCCTATTAAATCTCTTggaaagacaacatattgctaattaatccaattaaatatgtaattgtttaattgagttaataacaagtagcaattaacatATTCATTTATGTTAAGGTATTAGTAGATTTGACTTAAATTATTCGCGTattattattgatcaagtttggctTCTTCTCTCTTAAAGCAGTTAACTAATTACATCTACACACGTGTTGGGTTTATTagttaattagaaattaatttaggtgtgaagcggattaatttaatcataacgAAAAACTGGTGGAATTCGCGTGTTTAACTACTATAACcaaataatagataataaaatgaattatttttctaattaattatcaACTTCCAAACTCCTCAATTTGATTATCTTCcgctgaatttaatttaattatttatttcactaTCTCAAttgtattgtttattttttttaaaatttctttagCTTGTCCAAAGCaaaatcaatttctttaaacaaaaattttctctttctctcttcttattttaaattattcttcttATCTAACTACTCATCTAGATTAAACAGAGTTAAAATCTTGGTgagatcgatactcacttactcTATCCATAAATTCATATTAATCAAAAAAAGGAAGATAAGATttaattgacggattcgacGACCGTCACTCTTTATCTCCTCATTGATACATTCTAATTTCCTAGGATCATAGATATCATagattccttctttttttttctaacacTTCTTTAATGttgtaaaagaagaaaaaaatcaaagaaaatataatattactaATTATCGTAATaccaaattaatataattatatatttcttGAAAGTTATAAGGAAATAAAACTAAGAGAAGAAAAGCACAAGAGATTTAACtttttctatataattttataaaatttgagaatttttaCAATATTGTGATTtccttgaaattaaaattaaataataaaaaatagtttttttaaagatattttttcatgaaatttttttctcacggaaattatttttatatacaagTTATTTTTCACAAATTGTTTTTATATACGGAGTTAAGAAATTTTATGTAAGGATAATGATTATGGACATTTTTACATGagattgagaaaataaaatgctgaaagaacataaaaattatttttaatgagaTTTCCTCAAATTACATTAATGTTTTAAGAGGATATCATCCATACATGCAGATAAACACATAGGCTAGTTTGTCTCTGCCATTTCTactaattttttagaaattgagCAAAGCTTGTTAAACTCAAAGTTCAAATCACCCAATGGATCTTCAGCCTCAACTTTTTCTTTAAATGAAACCCTACAATCGTCTGACCCTGCGATTGCTTCCGTGAGCGATGCCTGAACATCCTTATAAGCTTTAGAATCGAAAGCTACAATGGACTCTTCAAGCTTTTTGGTTGAACCTAAGTAGAGCTCAGAGCACTTTGTGAGGCATTTCTTGACGAATTCATCTGAAGTTGTTTTCAACAATGAGGAAATTTTCTCCTGCATTGTAACTCCATTTGAACATGTCGTTTTTAGTGCAAATTTTGCAAAGCTTTGCACATCTTTTTTATCTGCTTCTGGGGCTGATTTCAAAAGCGACGTGCATTCGCCTAAAAATGGGGTTTTTTCGCAATTGTCAGGTGCAAAATCTGCAGCTAGGTGAGTAGGGATTGCAAGaacaatgaagaagaagaagtagtaGTTTGAGAAAGACATCTTTTTTCCTGTTGATATTGTTTAGATAAAAGTTTAAATGGCCTCTGGTCTTTTAAAGGGTATTTGTCTATTTTTGGAAATGGATTTATATGGTTAACCTCTCATCAAGGATAATACAGCTTCACCATCCAATAGAAACGGGCTTTAGTGATCTGCAAATTATATTTAGTTTTACCAACTACGATATATAGCAAACCAATTAAAATGGTCAAAACAAAAATTACAACGTCTAAATAGAGGGtggtaattttgaaaaaaaattataaaataaaaaaaaaacctatttaTAAATAGAGGGtggtaattaaaaaataattaaataattaaattatcaaaattatagtaAACTAATCCGAcggaaaaattttttttataaaagtaatttgtatattaataaaaataaaaataaaattagaaaattttaattaatatactcTTTTAATcttcttaaaataataaataattgaagGGAGGGATCATCtgtatcaaatttttttattttaattttttaaataattttttaaaaaatattttgatagtttgcgattttaatttaaaaacaataCTATGAACCGTTACTTCAAATAAGTGTCCAATGCTATGAAccgttaaaaaatatattaattaatgagaaagaaaatataataaatatgagaGTGTTAGACAATCACTTAAAAAATGACCTTATAGCTCTCATTGATAAACTTGGATCAGATCAAGTGTTTATTGTAGCTCATGATTGGGTGCCATTGTTGGATGGTACATGTGCTTGTTAAGACCTGATAGGGTGAAGGCATTTGTTTGCCTTAGTTTTCCTTATAGGCCAACAAATCCAAAGATGAAACCTGTGCAGGGCTTGCGACTTCTCCATGGAGATGACTACTATGTCTGCAGATTCAGGTTCGTTCTTCAAGAACCAACTGTTCTTCTTGCTACTTGAGAAAAATCCTTAGTGTTTTTGGTATGTTGAATTGGCAGGAACTAGTGGAGATCAACACTCTCGTTTATGATTTCATCAGGAAATACTGATCACCCTTCGTTCTCTATTTCCTGGTTCCTATCTGTTTTTAAGTTTTAAGCTTCCTTCATCTTTCACCAAGTTATTTCAAGATTCCAATTATGTTGCCGACTAGCCGGGCACCAAAGAACTTATCAAGATTGCTTTTAAAGTTTCTCAGAAACAGATTAATGAAGCTGCCAAGAAATAAAAAACCTTGCAAGAACTCGAAAATGAACCAAGGGCCAATGATGCTCTTAAAAGCTGAAAAGAACTTATGACCATGTCTATTGAGGAGCTGCAGAGCTCTTTGGAGAAGGTTTCTGACTTCGATGTCAGCTTTTTGGACCAACTAATGGCTGATTTGAGAACTTGGCTTAGCGCTTCCATCACTTACCAAGAAACTTGCCTGGATGGATTCGAAAATTCAACATCAGATGCTGGACAAAAAATGAAGAAAGCATTAAAAACTGCAATGGAGATGAGCAGCAGTGGTCTCGACATTATTGATGGTTTCGCTAATGTTATCTATCACATTAGCACCTATCACACTGCAACAGTTGGTACATTTCACATccttgattattattattattgctatCATATCTTTTCCACctgttaaataaaattatggcATGTCTGATGATGCAGTTGTTCATGGAGACAACTTCGTGGCAAAGAACATTGGGTTTGAGTACAGCACAGGTCCAACTAAACATCAGGCAGTGGCATTGAGGTTTTCTGCAGATTTTGCAATCTTCTACAACTGCACAATGGATGGATACCAAGATACACTATATACACATGCCAAGCGTCAATTCTTCCGAGAATGCTCTGTCTCAAGCACCATTGCTTTCGTATTTGGTGATGCACCAGTGGTGTTCCAGAACTGCAAATTCATGGTCCGCAAGCCCCTGCCAAACCAGCGGTGCGGTGCATTGTGACTGCACAGGGAAGAAAAGACAGGCGACAGCCATCAGCAATTATCATCAAAACAGCACAATCACTGCTCATCCTGACATGCTCGCAGTAAGGAAGGAATTCAAGTCATATCTTGGGCGTCCACGGAAGGAGTTCTCAAGAACAGTCATCATGGAATCTTTCATTGATGATTTGATCGACCCAGAAGGATGGTCCCTAGAGAAAGTTCAAACGGTAGAAGAAGTCTGGGATTTGAGGGACATTACGGCTctgctttttttctttttttgctaTTAATTAAATTCCTTGTGTTCTTATTATTGTTTCTGGAGTTCTACTgttatttttaaagatttttttcttctttttaatcaaaatatctAAATCATACAAATTTGTACAAAATGAAAATCTTTTTAACAGTATCTAAAAAtgttaaccttttttttttcttgaaaagcAATCTGGGTCATCCAGCCACAAGCCGAACTGGGAAGTCTTCATTAGTAGTTTTCAATCGCTTGCTGGATGTGGTCGTAAAATTTCGACTCCAAAACTTATTGCCAGCATTTATATCGTTACGAGAGTTGTTGGATTTGTTATAAAAAGTTTGCTGCTACTAGCAGCCGTGAAATTCAATACAATGTTGTGTCAAAAAGCAAAGGTGGGACCTTCGCTTATGGCCCATTCACTTTTCATTTCAAGTGAACTAGGAAAATCAGTCTCAGGAAATTTCCAGTGATTTTCAGTCTCAACAGCCATGATTGCCCCTTCTGTCTGTTGTATACAACCAGATCACACAGGCACTGAGAATTATTCCTCAGCTGTACTCCATAAACATTCATCGACATGCTTAATTTTCTAATCACACGCACGCATCAAGATTTCAGTGGTAAAATAATCCAATGAAATTCCATCAAGGCAAAAAACGAATCATTGAAATCCCATTTGAATGGCAAACAGCAGCAAGAATCCCACCAagaatttatgaaaataattcCAACAAGAATTCAGTTCAGTTCATCCCAATCAAACAATGATTCACAATCAAGAATTCCAACAAGAACAGTTCCTATGAAGAAGATACAAAAGGGTTTGATCTAAACTTGCTTATTTTCCTCTGATCTCCACATTTCAAACCACACCCACATTGGGGAGACTCCTCAAAATTATCAATAGGAAATCCAGCAGAAGCAattccaacagagaaatcaagagAATCCCCATT
Proteins encoded in this region:
- the LOC122724648 gene encoding uncharacterized protein LOC122724648 encodes the protein MSFSNYYFFFFIVLAIPTHLAADFAPDNCEKTPFLGECTSLLKSAPEADKKDVQSFAKFALKTTCSNGVTMQEKISSLLKTTSDEFVKKCLTKCSELYLGSTKKLEESIVAFDSKAYKDVQASLTEAIAGSDDCRVSFKEKVEAEDPLGDLNFEFNKLCSISKKLVEMAETN